In a single window of the Etheostoma spectabile isolate EspeVRDwgs_2016 chromosome 3, UIUC_Espe_1.0, whole genome shotgun sequence genome:
- the ccnl1a gene encoding cyclin-L1a isoform X2: protein MTTMMQGQPTPSSGRRPWSELPWGTGIRDDRTPSSLILDQNYINTKNQVIKAERRVLKELGFCVHVKHPHKIIVMYLQVLECEKNQTLVQTAWNYMNDTLRTNVFVRFQAETIACACIFLAARALQIPLPSKPNWYLLFGASDDDVKEVCITTLRLYTRKKPNYDQLEKEVERRKVFLAEVKLKAKGLNPDGTPALSTLGGFSPASKPCSPNVIKVEEKSPNPQTLKPVKKDPDSRTQINKSPHNGLRKDVKIGRNSRSGSGSRSRTRSRSRSRSPRRHYNSRRSRSGTYSSRSRSRSHSRSPSPRRHPPSPLLPHLKSKTSHHGNSDSKPSGRHNNSGGGGSGHKRKRSRSRSRSRTPVKVDRERDRERERDRDRSSFDLSTKKHKHERGGGHRGDRRERERSRSYDRDRERERSHKSKHHSSSSGHSGHSRHRR from the exons ATGACAACCATGATGCAGGGCCAACCCACCCCCTCCAGTGGGAGACGCCCGTGGTCTGAGCTACCGTGGGGCACTGGGATCAGGGATGACAG GACTCCAAGTTCTTTGATACTTGATCAGAACTACATAAATACCAAAAACCAAGTCATCAAAGCGGAACGGCGGGTCCTGAAGGAGCTGGGCTTCTGTGTGCATGTCAAGCATCCTCACAAG ATCATCGTCATGTACCTTCAAGTCCTGGAATGTGAGAAGAACCAGACACTGGTCCAGACGGCCTG GAACTACATGAATGACACCCTGCGGACAAATGTGTTTGTGAGATTCCAAGCCGAGACTATTGCCTGTGCCTGCATATTCCTCGCTGCCCGAGCCTTGCAG ATACCTCTGCCATCCAAACCTAATTGGTACCTGCTTTTTGGAGCCAGTGATGATGATGTTAAAGAGGTCTGCATTACCACCCTTAGACTCTACACCAGGAAGAAG CCCAACTATGACCAGCTGGAGAAAGAGGTAGAGCGGAGGAAGGTGTTCTTAGCAGAGGTCAAGCTGAAAGCCAAAGGCCTGAACCCTGATGGTACCCCTGCACTGTCCACACTGGGTGGCTTCTCTCCTGCTTCCAAGCCCTGCTCCCCAAATGTGATCAAGGTGGAAGAGAAGTCCCCAAACCCCCAGACCCTCAAACCAGTTAAGAAGGATCCAGACAGCCGGACTCAGATCAACAAGAGTCCACACAATGG attaAGGAAAGACGTAAAGATCGGAAGGAACAGCAGGAGCGGAAGTGGATCTCGTTCAAGAACACGTTCCCGTTCTAGATCCCGCTCCCCGCGCAGACA TTACAACAGCAGACGCAGTCGCTCAGGGACCTACAGTTCTCGCTCACGTTCTCGCTCTCACAGTCGCAGTCCATCGCCTCGACGACATCCGCCCTCACCCCTTCTCCCCCAcctcaagtccaagaccagccACCATGGCAATAGCGACTCCAAGCCTAGCGGACGCCACAACAACAGTGGCGGTGGAGGATCTGGTCACAAGAGGAAGCGCTCACGCTCTCGGTCGCGGTCTCGCACTCCGGTCAAAGTAGACAGGGAACGGGACCGAGAAAGGGAACGGGACAGAGACCGTAGTTCCTTTGACCTCtctacaaagaaacacaaacacgaGCGAGGAGGTGGTCATCGAGGCGAccggagggagagggagaggtcTCGGTCCTACGACAGGGACAGAGAGCGGGAGCGTAGCCACAAGAGCAAacaccacagcagcagcagtgggcaTTCAGGACATAGCCGTCACCGCCgctga